The genomic stretch TCGGAGCCGGAGATGATGAAGAAGGGCACACCGGCCTCGCCGGCCACCGCCTTGGAGAGCAGGGTCTTGCCTGTTCCCGGTGGGCCCACCAGGAGCACACCCTTGGGGATGCGGGCGCCGATGGCGGCATAGCGCTCGGGATTCTTGAGGAAATCGACGATCTCGTTCAGCTCAGTCTTCGCCTCATCCACGCCGGCCACATCGGCGAAGGTGACGCGGGATTCCTCATCGGGCACATACACCTTGGCCTTGGATTTGGTGAAGCTCAGGGCTCCCTGAGCTCCGCCTCCCATCTGACGGCGGGCGAAGAACTGCAGCACCAGGATGAAAATCAAGGGCGGCACCACCCAGCTCAGAAGCGTGGTGAAGAAGTTGGGCCGTTTCGGAGGGGCGGCCGCGAACTCGACACCCTTCTGCTCCAGGCGCTGGGGCAGGTCCATGTCGAAGATCGGGGTGGTGGCGAGCACCGAGGGGGCGCCTTCTTCGGCATCAGTGATCTCGTAGCGGATCTGATCCTGGGTGATGTAAGCCCGTTTGACATGGCCGTCGTTCACCTGATCGATGAACAGGGAATAGGGCACCCGGGGCACCTGGGCTCCCGTGTTCGGCAGGAAGTTACTGAAGAGCAGCAGGACCCCGAAGCCGATCAGCACCAGGTTGATGATTCCGAAGCGCCTGTTCGGGCGGTTGTCGTCCTGGCGTAGAGCCATGGTGGCGGGCGCGGCAATGGAGCCAAACTAGGCGGAGCGCATCTGACGGTGACCCGCGCCGCGTGGGTGAGAACCGAACGTCACCTCAGCCCTAGCCTGCGCTTCTCCCCACTCCTGGTCGCCATGTGTGGTCGGTTCTGCCTCACCACCGACCTGGATCGGCTCCTGCCCCGACTGGGCGGCCGCCTGCCGGCCGAGCTGGAGCGGCACTACGCACCCCGTCCCCTGATCCAGCCAGGCCAGCCGGTACTGGCACTGTGCCAGGAGCACGGGCTGATCGCCAGTGCCCTGATGCTCTGGGGCCTGCTGCCGGAGTGGGCCAAGGATCCTCTCAATGCGCCGAGGCCCTTCAATGCGCGAAGTGAAACCGTGGCCGAGAAGGCCTCCTTCCGTGGCGCCTGGCGGCACCGCCGCTGCCTGCTGCCGGCCGATGGCTTCCTGGAGAAGGGCTGGCTGATCCGCCGGCTCGACCGGCAACCCTTCTGGCTGGCGGGGATCTGGGACCGCTGGATCGGTCCCGACGGCAGCGAACTGGAGAGCTGCTGTGTGCTCACCACCAGCCCCAACGCCCTGGTGAAACCCCTCCACCAGCGCATGCCCGTGCTTCTCCCCGATGGTCTCGAGCAGGCCTGGCTCGCTCCGGCCGATGGGGCCGGCCTGCGGGCTCTCGAGCCCCTGCTCACAGGCTGGGATCCCAGCGGCTGGGAGGCCCTGCCGCCGCAGCGGTCCCGGGAGCAGCTCTCTCTCTTCGCCTGAACGGCTGGCTCGGCGTCGCCTTCGTCACAATGCAGGACAGGCCTCCCGACGGCCTCTCCGTCTTTCGAAGCTCCACTCACTCCCTTGCGCTTCCCCCATCGCGCCAGACTCACCAGCGAGGCACGCCAGAGGCGCCGTCACCGCTTCTATGCCCACCTGCTGCTGATCACCCTGCTGGTGATGGCCTGCCTGGCGCTGGCCAGGAATCTGCACAGCCTTGCCGGGATTGGCTACAGCCTGACCACCATGCTGCTGATGGTGGAACTGGAAGGCTCCATCCGCCATGGCGGCAAGGTCAATCGCCTGGATCTGCCCTACCGGCTGCTCGGTCTGCTCACCCTGCTGGCCCAGTGGTTCTGGTACTTCACGCCCTTGACGCACCGAGAAAGCGGCTGGCCTCTGCTCGTGCTCACCACTCTGTTCGTGGGCTGGAGCGTGCTGCGTCTGGTGGGGTTCCTGGCGGAGGAACAGAAGGTGAACGGGAGGGTGCTGATGGGGGCTGTCTCGGGTTACCTGCTGCTGGGCCTGACCGCAGGCCTGTTGTTCACGGGTCTGGAGACGATCCAGCCCGGAAGCTTCTCGAGCCTGCACGACCCTGGGGGGTCGCTGTTCGCCACGGGTCCGATCAGCCAGGCCAGTCCCCAGGTGCAGCTGCTGGATTTTGCTCGGCTCAACTACTTCGCCTTTGTCTGCCTGAGCACCCTGGGCCTCGGTGATGTGCTGCCGACCTCGCCCCTCTCCCAGATGAGTGCCGTGGCTTTCAGCGTGATCGGCCCGATCTACATGGCCATCGTGATGGGGTTGCTGATCGGGCGTTATGCGGCCGGCAAGGGGGCCCGGACGGATCATGATGAACCTCCTGGCCCCTGAATCCGCCGGCGGGTCTCCGCCTGGGTTAGTACGGAAGTCAGTTGAATCCTCTTCCGTGGGCCTGCATCACCTGGACGCCTTCCTGCTCCATGCCCGCAGCTCGGCGTCGCTGCAGGAGCGCCTGCAGCAGCCCCTTGATCTGGAGGCCTTCCTGCAATTGGCCCGCCAGGAGGGTTTCCCCGTTGAGGAGGGCGACGTGCTTGCCGCCCAGCAGCGGGAGGAGGGCCAGCTGAGCGATGAGGAGCTGCAACAACGGGCCGGCATCGAAGCCCGGCGGCTACGCACGTTCATCCCCGGCTGAGCCGTCAGCGCGGAGATCAGTCCGGCGATCAGCGCAACCGCTCCTGCCCCTGGCCGAAGGGAGCACGGCTGGGCTGAGGCTGATCGCTCAACCAGGCCAGCACGGCGCTCAGTCCCAGCAGCACGGCCACGGGCAGCAGCCAGCTGCGGCGTTGCCCCCGGCGGTCACCTCCCAGCCGGCTCAGGCGGCGAAAGCCACCGGCGCTGGGGGTGACACCCGCACCCAGAGGCAGGCTGCAGCGGCCGCAGACCATCCGACCGGCGAGGCTGCGGTCGCGCCGGACTTCCCAGCTTCCGCAGCGGGGGCATGACATCAGTGGGTCATCTCCTGGTCATTCCCGCCGGCTCCCGGTACACGGCCAGGGCGGCGAGCACCCCGCCGGCGAAGCCGCTGACATGGCCGATCCAGCTCACTCCTGCCGGAGTGAAGAAGGGCAGCAGGCCGGGCAGGAATCCGCCGTAGCTCACCAGGCTGAACAGGGAGAGCAGCAGGGGCAGCGGGCGCCGCTCCAGGAAGCCGATCACGATCAGGTAGCCCACCAGAGCGAAGACCACTCCGGAGAGTCCATGGCTGCCGTTGCTGGAGAACAGCCAGACCGGGATCGCCATCACATACACCCCCACCCACACGGCCAGGTAGTCGTGCCAGCTCTTGAGCAGCACCAGCCAGGAGAGCGGCAGGAACCAGAGGCTGTTGCCGAGCAGGTGGCCCAGGTCGGCGTGGCTGAACGGGGCTGTGACCACCCCGAGGACTGAACCCCCCGGCAGCATCGGCAGATTCCAGGTCCCGGCAAAGAAAATCTGATCGATCAGCTCCTGACCCCAGGCCACGGAGAGGATCAGCAGGGGAATCACGGCGGTGCCGCCGAGCCGGCTGAGGACGCGATCCAGGCCGCGGCGCTGCCGAACGGGTGAGGGGTTGGCCATGCTGACCATTGTCATGGCCAGGGCCTGCGAATGGGGATCAGCGAGCCGTCCAGCGACCGCCAGCCGGAGCGGGTCCGTGACTTTCCGCGACCCCCGGCGCTGGTCCCATCGAAGGCCTGGATTCAGGTGCGGGCCCTGGGGGAGCTGCTGGCGGACACTCGTCGCTCCCTGATGGTTCTCGAAACCTTCCATCCGCCCACCCCCTACCTGCCTCCGGAGGATCTGCGCCTGGATCTGCTGCAGCCCGCCGCGGGGCGCAGCTTCTGTGAATGGAAGGGCCTGGCTCGCTACTACGACGTAGTGGTGGGAGAGCGCCGCCTGGAGCGGGCTGTGTGGTCGTACCCACAACCCACGGCCGCTTTTGCCGCCATCGCCGGCTGGTTTGCGGTGTACCCGGCTCTGATGGATGGTTGCTGGCTGGACGGGGAACTGGTGATCCCCCAGCCCGGCGGCTTCTACGGAGGCTGGATCACCTCCCAGGTGGAGGGCCCCTTCAAAGGGGACCCTGACCATCCCGAGTTGATCTGAGCCGGGCCGGGAC from Synechococcus sp. CBW1107 encodes the following:
- a CDS encoding rhomboid family intramembrane serine protease codes for the protein MTMVSMANPSPVRQRRGLDRVLSRLGGTAVIPLLILSVAWGQELIDQIFFAGTWNLPMLPGGSVLGVVTAPFSHADLGHLLGNSLWFLPLSWLVLLKSWHDYLAVWVGVYVMAIPVWLFSSNGSHGLSGVVFALVGYLIVIGFLERRPLPLLLSLFSLVSYGGFLPGLLPFFTPAGVSWIGHVSGFAGGVLAALAVYREPAGMTRR
- a CDS encoding SOS response-associated peptidase, translating into MCGRFCLTTDLDRLLPRLGGRLPAELERHYAPRPLIQPGQPVLALCQEHGLIASALMLWGLLPEWAKDPLNAPRPFNARSETVAEKASFRGAWRHRRCLLPADGFLEKGWLIRRLDRQPFWLAGIWDRWIGPDGSELESCCVLTTSPNALVKPLHQRMPVLLPDGLEQAWLAPADGAGLRALEPLLTGWDPSGWEALPPQRSREQLSLFA
- a CDS encoding potassium channel family protein encodes the protein MRFPHRARLTSEARQRRRHRFYAHLLLITLLVMACLALARNLHSLAGIGYSLTTMLLMVELEGSIRHGGKVNRLDLPYRLLGLLTLLAQWFWYFTPLTHRESGWPLLVLTTLFVGWSVLRLVGFLAEEQKVNGRVLMGAVSGYLLLGLTAGLLFTGLETIQPGSFSSLHDPGGSLFATGPISQASPQVQLLDFARLNYFAFVCLSTLGLGDVLPTSPLSQMSAVAFSVIGPIYMAIVMGLLIGRYAAGKGARTDHDEPPGP
- a CDS encoding Nif11-like leader peptide family RiPP precursor, translated to MGLHHLDAFLLHARSSASLQERLQQPLDLEAFLQLARQEGFPVEEGDVLAAQQREEGQLSDEELQQRAGIEARRLRTFIPG
- a CDS encoding DUF427 domain-containing protein, coding for MGISEPSSDRQPERVRDFPRPPALVPSKAWIQVRALGELLADTRRSLMVLETFHPPTPYLPPEDLRLDLLQPAAGRSFCEWKGLARYYDVVVGERRLERAVWSYPQPTAAFAAIAGWFAVYPALMDGCWLDGELVIPQPGGFYGGWITSQVEGPFKGDPDHPELI